Genomic window (Arachis hypogaea cultivar Tifrunner chromosome 13, arahy.Tifrunner.gnm2.J5K5, whole genome shotgun sequence):
tttggGTGTTGTTCGTATTAAAAGATATAATTgtttatattatctttttttattggtTTAAATTTTTGGCAAAAGTTGttttataatatgatattagaattttatatttaaaaagtcAAAGTTTGATTCctgatgaattaaaaaaaaattgaaaaaataacataagataaataaaagaaattcctATGCAAAAGTTGCATAAATCCAAAAGAAGctcaaaattaaacaaatttaaaagagatttttatttaaagaaaaatgttagaaatataACCATTCAGGTTATATCTTTCTATTagtttaagtttttgaaaatagcaatttcATGATAGTTGGATCaacttaatttaaatataattatttgtgaTGTTGTGAGATAAGACTTATAAATTCGACACATGACTCTGATTTTATAAATCgcttctttaattattttttagagtTGAACTAAACAGTTTAATTTTAGTAAAAGAATTAGTGCTAAATACATGCTTATGAGAATTGAAACAACGTTTATAAACTACGGCAAAAGCGAAAAGTAACGGCAGGGGAATAGCAGCCGTGACCATAATCGCCGCAGATTGAAAGGATCGTGGCAGAGGTGAGCGGCGGTCTGGTAAAAGTCACAAAACTCCCCTGGATAGCGGCTGGGGAGTGAACACTGCTGCCAAATTAGGATTTATATCTTCAGACTTCCTCGTTTTACACTATCTTCCTGGCGCGAACAAAGCGGGAGCAGAGGGGCCAAACAAAACCACCCCCCTGTGCCGTAACATACTCGGCGACTACTTTAATAAACGCCACTAGGTGAGTTTCAAATCATTGTTTCAATTCCCCCTTTTATCTTAGAACTCGAAATTGCTTCCCCCCAATTGTGCAGAAACCCGCGAGTTGAGTTTGGTAGCGCGCCAACCAAGAGCGGGAGCACAGCCGAGAAATATCAAGGAAGAACCCACCCAGGTGAGGATCCTATCATAATTCAACTTGTCCATTCCCCCTTTTCATGTTACAACCATTAATCGAGAACCCCAATTTTGCAGAAACCCCCAATTTTTCGATTCACCTTACTTTTAATTATTGTTACAGATTTACTTTGCTATGTTTCTAGACATTTTCAACTAAATAGTAACTTAGAGACAGTTGGGGTAGAATTTAAATGATTCAGTTTCActtatcctttatttctttttatagtgGTTGGCATCCTATGAAACAAATACTctattttagttgttttatgttgtTATCTGTTGCGCCCCAATTTTTATCGTAACATTTGTGTCTGTTTTACTGTGATGAAAGTGATATAATTAATATTCCTGTTTGGCGTGTTCTTGACATGAGATGAACCTATCCACAACATGATTGTATTTGCTAATTTGTGACTGTAggaaagaattgaggaaatttagTAAGAGGATGCGTCTGCTAGAGTGTTGTCTCAAAATGATTTCATTGCTCGGATTTTTGGAAAAGAGAAACCAGGAAGAGTGCGTGGTGTTGGTTTCGGACCAACTCCTAGTCAACTTTTCGGTCCGAACTCACATGCGCTGGGCAACGGAGTCCAGCTAGAGGAGACCCAGAGGAAGCTTCTTGAACTGCAGGAAGAGCTGGAAGGCGAGAAGTTGAAGAGGAAGGCGATGGAGGATGACGCAGcagcaaataagaaaaagatgaaggCGATGGAGAGTGCTCTGATTTATCTGTTTCAACGACAGGGTGAGGAGCTGCCATTAGATATCGCTGCAGGGATGAGTTTCGTGGAATGATAGagtgaaaaatagaatattaGGATTGGAGATATTTTGCATTGAAGCAAACTTTTTATTGAATTAGACTGAGCACCTCATTGAAAGAGATTTATTATCTTCGTATTTTGATGGATATATTATTTCGTTTtgcttatattttaattttgtgtttGCTACAAGTTTAAATTCTAAGGTTGAAAATATtcactcttaaaataataaaaaatattaaaaaattaaaaaataattcaataatattgtaaataaattatgtgtgttttttttagcggcggttttaaaccgcctcTGTTTGGGTTCAAAGATTATGAAAACTGTTACATCTGGCGGCGGTTTGCAACCGCTAGTAAATTTGAGCGAAACTATAGTACCCTTTagtggcggtttaaaaccgccgctaaacgtGCAGGAACTTGGACATATTGAGATAAATTGCGGCGGTTTGAAAATCACTGATAAATATGAAGCAAATCGTGTCAGTCTTATTTTACGGCAGTTTTCTATTGGTGTGCCGCGAAATTTTGATTTAGCGGCGGTTGCTGAAAACCGCCGCCAAATACAATTCCGGCGCCCATGTCCATGGCGGTCTGGTTAACCGCCGGCatttgattttgcggcggtttaaaacgCTGCTAATCAAGAAAAAAACCGCCGCCAATTCGCGCCTCCCTTATAGAATTAATTCGACCAAATTAATTTAGAATTAACCATTAGACTAGTCTAGTCAAAActaaaaattaactgtaagtaaattggtaaaaaatttaaaaaattattttaaaaaatcagttAACTAGTTAAATTaacttttttaataataattaatttgtttaaaataataaaatctaatttttgtttaaaaaattagatatttttcttatataaatatattattttattatattttatttaatttcgaTTCAACGTTTAAACATTTAGTTTTATCAGTTTACCTAATTAGGTTTTTAGAACTTAATAAAGCATTCAAATATCAAAAATACAATGCATGTTTTCCACACTCGAATAATGTACAAGTTTAATAATCTTTTGGTCTCCGGGCCATAAATAATATTAACTATATTAcgtgtacatcaaaattaatcattaaaattaattattagtataaaatatatattgaaatataaatataccatattaaaaataaattaaactacacatgtatttatatataaatacattagtaattaattttaatagttaattttagtatacaaataacatttttttaatattaaaaatacataaatctAACTATAAACCCTAACCCCGACAAGCAACAACAACATATTCGATATTTTCATAGGAAGAGAGGTTTCTTCTCCAAATGGGCCATGAAAAGCGAGCTTAAGAGTCTATAAATGGTTGCCACGTGGAAACCTAACCCTTGTTGGTTGTTTAAGTTTGTTGTTGATGATGTGTTATCTCTTAGCCTTTGCCAACTTAGCTTGGTGTAAAGTAGAAAGTAGTATAGACAGAAGGTGGCTATGGCTATACGTATATGTACCTATTTTTGTGCCTTGCTTTTCCTTGTTGGACAAGCCAAGATCAGGTTGAAAATTTCCATCTACACCATTAGAAATTCATAATCTCTTAAtccaattaattaataatttcatGGTTATTTTTATTCATAGTTTCTGTATATGATGATTATTATGTGGTGAAGCTAACAACTTAAAATTGACCTAGGCATGGGAAATTTGAACGTAACACAATGATATTCAATTTAAGACAAACTAGAAAGGTACAAAAGAGAAGGTAGAGAAGCTATTATAAGCTTGTTTTGTCAACTTTTAGATAACATCGAATCATCTTTAATTTATGCACGCGCCACATATTATTGTTGTTCTTAGCACATTAAATTCTCCACATGTTTATCGAGAATTGATGCATTGATGTATACTAGGCAAAATGGTAAATGGTAATACCACCTTCAAGAAGTAGAGAGTATATTTGTCCTTTTATTTAATTTGGGATTCAGCTATTTTGTATCTATAAGAAATATTTTAAtagtatatataacataataaagAAGTTTAGGTTTTGATATATTTaatctattaaaaatataaaaaaatattttttaataacttttaGTAAGACtcctcttttttttataatatttccaGAAAAATGGTTAACATAATAATATAAgttattcttttaaatttaaactattaatataaaatataataaataaagaattaaaatatatttaatttacaaaaaataagtacAACATTCCTTGAAACAGCACAACTAAGTAAAAAGTGAAACTTAGCCTTTATTCATTCCAATGATGCCTATTAAGATCCATTTAAGTGAGTGCAAGAAACAAGAAACACATCTTTAGATTTAATTTCTCATAGTTTTTCTatcttatatttaaaatataaaatcattCCCTCTAAAAATCAGTATATTCAAATGTAAAATAAAACACAatctaaacaaaaataataaaatcaaaagtctaaactcttaaaatcaatacatttaaatttaaaacaaaattctaaattttaaatcacaACTCTAAAACtctaaattcaaaattctaaacTCAAATCCTAATTAAAACttggtaaagtactaaattgatcCCCtacgtttgggcgtaattctgttttggtccttaaaatttaaagtgtcctatttgaatccaaaaaagtttcatttagcttcaatttagtcccactgtgaggtcaaagttaaataatttagcagtacaagaacaagatctataatctggagaacaagtacaagctccaaatacacaaaatcaaccgtggatacatcaatacatttatttatcattctcctttgttatataaaaaatatttcatttaaattgtaagaaaaatgataaataaatgtattgatgcatccatcGTTAATTTTATACCTTTGGAGCTTGTatttgttctccagattatcgatctttcttatactgctgtcatataggacattccgttaattatttaactttgacctcacgatgggactacattgaaactaaatgaaacttttttgaattcaaataggacactttaaaccttaagaaccaaaacagaattacgcctaAACGTAacggaccaatttaatactttatcctTAAAACTTAAACTCtagctatatttttattttcatcattttacttttaataattcgtggttgaataataataataataataataataataataataataataataataataataataataataataataataataaaaaagctaTGAAATGTTAATTAACAATACTACTATTTATATCATTAATTTTAGGTAGATTTGGCGAGGGAGAGAGATTTTAGTTTTAAGAATGaagataaaatttaatttgatttagagATTAGTAAAGTTTTCTAAAATGTTTGAtagtaaatatataaaaaatgtatatagttaatatttttaatctAAAGGCTAATTAAAAGCCGACGAGAAGTTTTCTGTAGAATTCTCATCTACTTTTGTATGATGGTGTTATTCATAAAACTACACAAATATGAATTTAATCGTAAAATTATAAAGTCAAATTGAGAATTCAAACTTATAGATTCTCAAGTATTTAAATACTATTCAATGTGAAGTTTAGTAATCCAAATTATGTGTAACGAAATTATAAATTAATGGGTAATGTTAGGGAGACAAAAAAATATAGCCAGAACTTgctttatttagcatttattaattatcgcaacattaatgaatgctaaataaagcaagttatgactgtttttgattgatttttttttgctaCCAAATATTTTCGATAAACTAAATAGGTTTCACTTTCCATTTTGGTCAACTGCTCAATAAAAAAGTAATTTAGATCGTTTgctaattatgaattatgaattatctTTCTACTCCTACCGTACCCTTTGAAAATGAAAACATTGTAAACGTTGTTAGTCTAATGAGAGTAGTGTCTTTCAGTGTCGTTATCATTCATCTACATGCACATATATTAAGAACAAAACTTGCATTGGaatttttcatcataaaattaaattattaataattatattcaaAGTTCAAACATATACATCACCACCCTATATATATACTAACTTAGCTTGTGTCTTTGATAAATATCAAAGTTCCAACATACACTACTACTCTATTCTCTAATTACTCTATAACCTTTCTTCTCCACTTCACAACATTCTTAACAAGGTTTGGATTCTTCATTATATTCTACTTTCTTATTGTTATAAATGAATCAATGTTCTTGAGTAAATGACGAATAggttcttgattttttttaaaggttttcgtctaataaaaaatacaaaaaatgtttttaattttttaaaatgtgagatatttaagtttttttagaGGATTAATTTGTCTTTATATATTTTAgacagaaaaaaatttaaatattttatattttaaaaagttagaaatatttttatattttcaattaataaaaaatttatctgtCTTTGAATACAAAAgttaagaacttatttatttttttttctaattcttatatatactttttttttttggtagtgtGAAAATGGGGAGATCACGAAGTGGTTATGATGAGAGTGGGTTGAAGAAAGGTCCATGGACAGCGGAAGAGGATAGAATATTGGTGGATTACATAAACAAAAACGGCCATGGAAGTAATTGGCGAGCGCTTCCTAAGATTGCAGGTCTAAACAGATGTGGAAAGAGTTGCAGGCTGAGGTGGAGTAACTACCTCAGGCCTGGTATCAAGAGAGGAAAATTCTCTCAAGAAGAAGAGAAACTCATCATTAACTTACATCAACTTCTTGGCAATAAGTAATTATTAAccctaaaatattattaatgatatttttttgttttttaatttattttttactcttttgataAAAATCTATATTTTTACCTGATAGATATAGTTTTGACacgtattttataatatatttaaatgaaaatattcgatttaattgaaaaaattttaaaaattgattaatagatcatttctaaattatctttaataaataaattttattaatttatgtatacaaattttaaaaaatgtgaataaaaattatattaatttatgtatgttaattatatattttttgtgtgaaaatttttataaatataaatgtaaattatTGCTGATGAAATActgataaaaaatatatgtttattGATAATGTAATATTACTAAAAAACAAATggatagaatttttttatttaaatcagatatatgacatgtatatatatatattatttgactACATAAAAACAAGTCTTAAATATTTTGGTTGTGTGATTATAGGTGGTCAGCAATAGCAAGTCATCTACCAGGAAGAACTGACAATGAAATCAAGAATTTCTGGAACACTAATCTTAGAAAGAAGCTTCTACGAATGGGGTTAGATCCAGTGACTCATCGTCCAAGATTAGATCATAATCATAATAATCAACTTCAACTTCTTTCCAATCTTCAACACTTGCTTCTTGCTGCAAACATtctcaacaataataacaacaacaataatgctcTATTAAGTACTCTTCTTATTAACTCTGATCATGCCAAACTCCAAATCCTCCAAAACATGCTTCAAATCCttgctactactactactactaataataataatcttgcaCTAAACTTGGAGCCACTACTTAATCATCAACAATTTGGTCCATtaacctcatcatcatcatcatcatcagttcCAAATGGTTTTTATGAATCTTTAGGGTTGAATGAATCTATGCTCCAAAACCTTATTTGCAGTAATGATTCTTTCCCTTGTCAAAATCAGCCCAATTTCCAAAACTTTGAAGCTCCTCCTCATGATGATAATCAGCACAACATGAATGGTGGTAGTTGCATGATGAAGTCTGaaaatgttaataataataataatgagaaaGTTGTTGTTGATGGCAcaaattcttcttctactcctacAACACCATTGAATTGTTATTCACTTCCAAATCTGGTTTCAGCCTCATCACCTGATCATGAATATTCCAAcaaagtaaataataataataataataataataataataataataataattctccaACTTCAACCAACAACTTTGAAATGTGGACAGATTTCATGTATGAGGAAGCAAGTGATGCTTATTGGAAACACATCATAGAGTAAGTAATcctattctttttctctttttaattaagtTCACTTATTTTATTATAAGGTATCAAATCAACACATATACTCATTTTgttgcttttttttcttctaatgtCTGCAGTCAAGAATCTAACCAGCCATAGTCAACAATCAAGGTTCATCACAACAATAATgggattttgtttttaattatcaTTGTT
Coding sequences:
- the LOC112735757 gene encoding uncharacterized protein; its protein translation is MGRSRSGYDESGLKKGPWTAEEDRILVDYINKNGHGSNWRALPKIAGLNRCGKSCRLRWSNYLRPGIKRGKFSQEEEKLIINLHQLLGNKWSAIASHLPGRTDNEIKNFWNTNLRKKLLRMGLDPVTHRPRLDHNHNNQLQLLSNLQHLLLAANILNNNNNNNNALLSTLLINSDHAKLQILQNMLQILATTTTTNNNNLALNLEPLLNHQQFGPLTSSSSSSSVPNGFYESLGLNESMLQNLICSNDSFPCQNQPNFQNFEAPPHDDNQHNMNGGSCMMKSENVNNNNNEKVVVDGTNSSSTPTTPLNCYSLPNLVSASSPDHEYSNKVNNNNNNNNNNNNNNSPTSTNNFEMWTDFMYEEASDAYWKHIIDQESNQP